The following are encoded in a window of Panicum virgatum strain AP13 chromosome 5N, P.virgatum_v5, whole genome shotgun sequence genomic DNA:
- the LOC120672817 gene encoding metal tolerance protein 7 isoform X5 codes for MARSHPPFPLLRWPRRGAFGKQRKIAKYYKKQENLLKDFSEMETMNELGGLDQNGPSEEELRQLAKSERFAINLSNIINLILFVTKVVASAESLSMAVIASTLDSLLDLLSGFILWFTAHAMKKPNKYNYPIGKRRMQPVGIIVFASVMGTLGFQVLIESGRQLITQEHANFKRKQELWMVGSMSSVAVVKFFLMLYCRTFKNEIVRAYAQDHFFDVITNSVGLVAALLAVRYKWWMDPVGAILIALYTITTWARTVLENVGTLIGKSAPAEYLTKLTYLIWNHHEEIRHIDTVRAYTFGTHYFVEVDIVLPGAMPLSQAHDIGESLQEKLEQLPEVERAFVHVDFEFTHRPEHKAEV; via the exons GGAAGCAGAGGAAGATTGCAAAGTACTACAAGAAGCAAGAGAATCTACTGAAGGATTTCAGCGAGATGGAGACCATGAATGAACTTGGTGGCTTAGATCAGAATGGTCCTTCCGAG GAAGAGCTAAGGCAACTGGCAAAGAGCGAAAGATTTGCTATTAACCTGTCGAATATAATCAATCTCATCCTTTTTGTTACGAAAGTCGTTGCTTCTGCCGAAAGTTTATCCATGGCAGTAATAGCATCGACGCTGGACTCTCTACTGGACCTTCTGTCAGGTTTCATTCTTTGGTTTACAGCGCATGCTATGAAAAAGCCAAACAAGTACAACTACCCAATTGGGAAGAGGCGCATGCAGCCAGTG GGCATAATAGTCTTCGCATCAGTGATGGGCACACTTGGCTTCCAAGTGCTGATCGAATCAGGGCGCCAGCTCATCACGCAG GAGCATGCGAATTTCAAGCGCAAGCAGGAGCTCTGGATGGTGGGCAGCATGTCCTCGGTTGCGGTCGTGAAGTTCTTCCTCATGCTCTACTGTCGGACCTTCAAGAACGAGATCGTGAGGGCTTACGCCCAGGACCACTTCTTCGACGTGATCACCAACTCGGTCGGCCTGGTCGCGGCGTTGCTCGCCGTCAGGTACAAATGGTGGATGGATCCCGTTGGTGCCATATTG ATCGCGCTGTACACGATCACGACGTGGGCGCGGACGGTGCTGGAGAACGTGGGCACGCTGATCGGCAAGTCGGCGCCGGCGGAGTACCTGACGAAGCTGACGTACCTCATCTGGAACCACCACGAGGAGATCCGGCACATCGACACGGTGCGTGCCTACACCTTCGGCACCCACTACTTCGTGGAGGTGGACATCGTGCTCCCGGGGGCCATGCCGCTCAGCCAGGCACACGACATCGGCGAGTCGCTGCAGGAGAAGCTGGAGCAGCTGCCAGAGGTCGAGCGCGCCTTTGTCCACGTGGACTTCGAGTTCACGCACCGGCCCGAGCACAAGGCCGAGGTCTGA
- the LOC120672817 gene encoding metal tolerance protein 7 isoform X1: MWGRAIRVLIFVWFSVTWLVLILHFLCYAGRGGGLLVYAGGEDHVIPGTVLSIEVVLILTLRKGCILGKQRKIAKYYKKQENLLKDFSEMETMNELGGLDQNGPSEEELRQLAKSERFAINLSNIINLILFVTKVVASAESLSMAVIASTLDSLLDLLSGFILWFTAHAMKKPNKYNYPIGKRRMQPVGIIVFASVMGTLGFQVLIESGRQLITQEHANFKRKQELWMVGSMSSVAVVKFFLMLYCRTFKNEIVRAYAQDHFFDVITNSVGLVAALLAVRYKWWMDPVGAILIALYTITTWARTVLENVGTLIGKSAPAEYLTKLTYLIWNHHEEIRHIDTVRAYTFGTHYFVEVDIVLPGAMPLSQAHDIGESLQEKLEQLPEVERAFVHVDFEFTHRPEHKAEV, encoded by the exons GTCTATGCAGGTGGAGAAGACCATGTCATTCCTGGCACAGTTCTGAGCATTGAAGTGGTGCTTATATTGACTTTAAGGAAGGGTTGTATTCTAG GGAAGCAGAGGAAGATTGCAAAGTACTACAAGAAGCAAGAGAATCTACTGAAGGATTTCAGCGAGATGGAGACCATGAATGAACTTGGTGGCTTAGATCAGAATGGTCCTTCCGAG GAAGAGCTAAGGCAACTGGCAAAGAGCGAAAGATTTGCTATTAACCTGTCGAATATAATCAATCTCATCCTTTTTGTTACGAAAGTCGTTGCTTCTGCCGAAAGTTTATCCATGGCAGTAATAGCATCGACGCTGGACTCTCTACTGGACCTTCTGTCAGGTTTCATTCTTTGGTTTACAGCGCATGCTATGAAAAAGCCAAACAAGTACAACTACCCAATTGGGAAGAGGCGCATGCAGCCAGTG GGCATAATAGTCTTCGCATCAGTGATGGGCACACTTGGCTTCCAAGTGCTGATCGAATCAGGGCGCCAGCTCATCACGCAG GAGCATGCGAATTTCAAGCGCAAGCAGGAGCTCTGGATGGTGGGCAGCATGTCCTCGGTTGCGGTCGTGAAGTTCTTCCTCATGCTCTACTGTCGGACCTTCAAGAACGAGATCGTGAGGGCTTACGCCCAGGACCACTTCTTCGACGTGATCACCAACTCGGTCGGCCTGGTCGCGGCGTTGCTCGCCGTCAGGTACAAATGGTGGATGGATCCCGTTGGTGCCATATTG ATCGCGCTGTACACGATCACGACGTGGGCGCGGACGGTGCTGGAGAACGTGGGCACGCTGATCGGCAAGTCGGCGCCGGCGGAGTACCTGACGAAGCTGACGTACCTCATCTGGAACCACCACGAGGAGATCCGGCACATCGACACGGTGCGTGCCTACACCTTCGGCACCCACTACTTCGTGGAGGTGGACATCGTGCTCCCGGGGGCCATGCCGCTCAGCCAGGCACACGACATCGGCGAGTCGCTGCAGGAGAAGCTGGAGCAGCTGCCAGAGGTCGAGCGCGCCTTTGTCCACGTGGACTTCGAGTTCACGCACCGGCCCGAGCACAAGGCCGAGGTCTGA